The Thunnus thynnus chromosome 22, fThuThy2.1, whole genome shotgun sequence genome includes a window with the following:
- the si:dkey-6n21.13 gene encoding P2Y purinoceptor 3, which translates to MMASSSGVSQNITVSILHDFLSSFSPFSTPSTTPAPPSCSIDESYKYIFLPICYSFTFIFSIFLNSVVLFRSFRRTKRWNASLIYMVNLASTDFMYGLSLPFLVASYIMRDRWVFGDFMCRLVRFLFYFNLYCSIFFLTCISVHRYLGICHPMKVITLETKKAVKCTCVLVWIVVFALTCPIFRFAQTGHVTRLAGLGGNASSADNPNHEQLLINGNTSQGNWGGMVEEYQNCWDDAIDKEFSDYVPYGIILHLLGFFVPFSIIAWCYSHVVLTIFRTLHSQPSSHRGPREGGREGMDRRERSSPRIVGRERRGSNGLSRALGREEGISIFLGTHSPYANRRRKSIKTIITITLLFALCFFPFHVTRTIFLLLKVTKGVPCHTMTMVSMCYKITRPLASFNAWLNALLYFLTKDKGGAHCCQVVNTTTQQHGGLLLPLRMMGKAENAEEGKVEDVMVNKENKSLHNSTSYTNRAKVRYLVE; encoded by the coding sequence ATGATGGCATCCAGCAGTGGAGTTTCTCAAAACATCACTGTCTCTATACTCCATGACTTCCTAAGCTCCTTCTCACCTTTTTCCACTCCCTCCACTACCCCTGCACCTCCGTCTTGCAGCATTGATGAGTCCTACAAGTACATCTTTCTCCCCATCTGTTACTCATTCACCTTCATCTTTAGCATCTTCCTCAACTCTGTCGTCCTCTTCCGTTCCTTTCGTCGAACCAAGCGCTGGAATGCTTCACTGATCTACATGGTGAACCTGGCCTCCACAGACTTTATGTACGGTCTATCACTGCCTTTCCTTGTGGCCAGTTACATAATGCGTGACCGCTGGGTTTTTGGGGACTTCATGTGCCGACTGGTCCGTTTTCTTTTCTACTTTAACCTCTACTGCTCCATCTTCTTCCTCACTTGCATCTCTGTCCACAGGTACCTTGGTATCTGCCACCCAATGAAAGTCATTACACTAGAGACCAAGAAGGCTGTAAAGTGCACATGTGTCCTGGTTTGGATTGTAGTGTTTGCTCTGACCTGTCCTATCTTCCGGTTTGCTCAGACTGGTCATGTCACAAGATTGGCAGGGCTTGGCGGCAATGCAAGCAGTGCTGACAACCCCAACCATGAGCAATTGTTGATAAACGGTAATACCAGCCAGGGTAACTGGGGAGGGATGGTTGAAGAGTACCAGAACTGTTGGGATGATGCCATTGATAAAGAGTTTTCTGATTATGTGCCCTATGGCATCATCCTCCATTTGTTAGGTTTCTTTGTGCCTTTTTCCATAATTGCTTGGTGTTACTCTCACGTAGTTCTGACCATATTTAGGACTCTGCATTCTCAACCCTCGTCCCACAGAGGTCCAAGAGAGGGAGGACGTGAGGGAATGGACAGACGAGAAAGGAGTAGCCCTAGAATAGTTGGacgagagagaagaggaagcaaTGGACTGTCAAGGGCACTGGGAAGAGAAGAAGGGATTTCCATTTTCCTTGGCACTCACTCCCCGTATGCCAATCGCAGACGAAAATCTATCAagaccatcatcaccatcaccctcctctttgctctgtgtttcttccCCTTCCATGTTACCAGAACTATCTTTCTCCTGTTGAAAGTGACCAAGGGAGTTCCCTGTCACACCATGACCATGGTCTCCATGTGCTACAAGATCACGAGGCCCTTGGCATCATTCAACGCATGGCTCAATGCCCTCCTTTACTTCCTGACTAAAGACAAGGGGGGAGCTCACTGTTGTCAGGTGGTAAACACTACCACCCAACAACACGGTGGGCTTCTGTTGCCACTGAGGATGATGGGAAAAGCAGAGAATGCAGAGGAGGGGAAGGTGGAAGATGTGATGGTTAATAAGGAGAATAAATCACTTCA